From a single Oxalobacter vibrioformis genomic region:
- a CDS encoding HDOD domain-containing protein, with amino-acid sequence MSALKSEILNRLSTARLPSLPHVLLRLMAMCQKDNTTISDLAGLIEQDPAMTHKILQVASSPAYRHLGQQNKLEQSLITLGTHLVRMVVINESVFQNFNNLPAFQHQDLRFFWLHSLKTAIIARKAAWYMGLSNIDEAYLAGLMHDIGRLALLAVVPDLYQDLFTLPDTSGLCEKEYETLGIDHAEAGAALIRQWDFGTAFAESVAHHHSTLAPQALPDNLARLIHMSNRLAECAPDDPAIETIARHYQFPIPITIQIVAETHRDADESAAYLGLDISDLGTLQEGVVQQPPPFPVQQQINLELSSLIQASELGRFFLGHKTETDLQDAALKAASALFSLNSAVLLWQEGTPGQYKVIAINKTVEQLKGHPVAAVSPGWIAESFTHMLPAFIPGLDDLSLTPEKNMARLLGGTSWLLLPLAGNGECPGLIFASVSPTQLEALREDKYRLIYFGRQFISAWNHLLDVKKTIDNKVALAEEKHRRISQEMAHEVNTPLAVIRNYLFVLNKQVDEHSQEKKVISILNEEVVRLGKLINEMSDPAYSKKAQSGRTDIKALVQDVIALFHETRFIPDNLQIITHASSALPEKMLVRSPENLLRQVLVNLIKNAVEAMPGGGSIMITHKGLVEQENTTYYALSIRDTGPGIPETILKNGFQPTTITTITEGKDHQGLGLRTVYSLINQIEAQIDCQSGAGGTVFNLLIPAHTAEEVRP; translated from the coding sequence ATGTCAGCACTCAAATCAGAAATCCTGAACCGTCTTTCGACAGCACGGCTGCCATCCCTGCCGCATGTGCTGCTAAGACTGATGGCGATGTGCCAGAAAGACAATACGACCATTTCCGATCTTGCCGGCCTGATTGAACAGGACCCGGCCATGACCCACAAAATCCTGCAGGTTGCCAGCAGCCCGGCTTACCGTCACCTGGGCCAGCAAAACAAGCTGGAACAAAGCCTCATCACCCTGGGCACACACCTGGTTCGGATGGTGGTTATTAATGAATCCGTTTTCCAGAATTTCAATAACCTGCCGGCTTTCCAGCATCAGGATTTGCGTTTTTTCTGGCTGCATTCGCTGAAAACCGCCATTATTGCCAGAAAAGCCGCCTGGTACATGGGGCTATCCAATATTGACGAAGCCTATCTTGCGGGGCTCATGCATGATATCGGGCGTTTAGCCCTGCTCGCTGTGGTACCGGACCTGTACCAGGATCTCTTTACGCTTCCTGACACATCCGGGTTATGTGAAAAAGAATACGAGACGCTTGGCATTGACCATGCCGAGGCTGGCGCCGCACTGATCAGGCAATGGGATTTCGGTACGGCCTTTGCGGAAAGCGTCGCGCATCATCACAGCACGCTTGCGCCCCAAGCACTGCCGGATAATCTGGCCCGGCTGATTCACATGTCAAATCGGCTGGCGGAATGTGCACCGGATGACCCGGCTATTGAGACGATTGCACGCCATTACCAGTTTCCGATACCCATCACGATACAAATCGTTGCCGAGACGCACCGGGATGCTGATGAATCAGCTGCCTATCTTGGCCTGGATATCTCTGACCTGGGCACACTCCAGGAAGGAGTCGTACAGCAACCGCCACCTTTCCCTGTTCAGCAACAGATCAACCTGGAACTTTCCAGCCTGATACAGGCATCCGAACTGGGACGCTTTTTTCTTGGTCATAAAACAGAAACCGATCTCCAGGACGCGGCACTCAAAGCCGCTTCGGCACTGTTCTCCTTAAACAGTGCCGTTTTACTCTGGCAGGAGGGTACGCCCGGCCAGTACAAGGTCATCGCCATTAACAAAACGGTTGAACAATTGAAAGGACATCCTGTTGCCGCGGTTTCACCGGGATGGATTGCAGAGTCCTTCACTCACATGCTGCCGGCATTTATCCCGGGGCTGGATGATCTTTCTCTCACACCGGAAAAAAACATGGCCAGGCTGCTGGGCGGAACAAGCTGGCTTTTACTGCCGCTGGCAGGCAATGGAGAGTGCCCTGGCCTGATTTTCGCCAGCGTTTCGCCAACACAGCTTGAGGCACTTCGTGAGGATAAATACCGTCTGATCTATTTTGGCAGGCAGTTTATTTCGGCCTGGAACCATCTTCTTGATGTGAAAAAAACGATCGATAATAAAGTCGCGCTGGCAGAAGAAAAACACCGGCGGATTTCACAGGAGATGGCTCACGAAGTCAATACCCCCCTGGCAGTTATCAGGAATTACCTGTTTGTTCTCAATAAACAGGTTGATGAGCATTCGCAGGAGAAAAAGGTTATTTCGATTCTGAATGAGGAAGTAGTCCGTCTTGGCAAACTGATCAACGAAATGAGTGACCCGGCCTATTCCAAAAAAGCCCAGAGCGGGCGCACGGACATCAAGGCACTTGTTCAGGATGTCATTGCCCTTTTTCATGAAACCCGCTTTATTCCGGACAATCTGCAAATCATCACCCATGCCTCATCCGCCCTGCCGGAAAAAATGCTCGTCCGTTCACCGGAAAACCTGCTGAGACAGGTACTGGTAAACCTGATCAAAAATGCGGTTGAAGCCATGCCGGGCGGCGGCTCAATCATGATTACCCATAAAGGCCTGGTTGAACAGGAAAACACGACATACTACGCGCTTTCCATTCGCGATACAGGACCCGGCATTCCTGAAACCATCCTGAAAAACGGGTTTCAGCCAACAACGATAACAACCATAACAGAAGGAAAGGATCACCAGGGATTGGGACTGCGTACCGTCTACAGCCTGATCAACCAGATCGAGGCACAGATAGACTGTCAGTCAGGTGCGGGGGGCACAGTATTCAACCTGTTGATCCCGGCGCATACAGCAGAAGAAGTGAGACCGTAA
- a CDS encoding UDP-2,3-diacylglucosamine diphosphatase gives MNTGAAEKSAKSLALFVSDTHLTEASPRTTSAFLDFMANEATKTERLYILGDLFEYWAGDDDIESTYNRRILNAIRQLSNAGVAVFWVPGNRDFLTGDKFAVESGATFLPDLHGIAIGNQKIAVAHGDAQCLEDPEYVKFRMMVRNPQWQQQFLSMPLEQRKLTIESFRKDAKKENEAKSDNVWDVTASAIDEVFSQTGAAVFVHGHTHQPGLHEYGTCKRYVLPDWDLDGSQKRGGWLELTVEGTFVQHTVSQ, from the coding sequence ATGAACACCGGCGCAGCAGAAAAGTCCGCAAAAAGCCTGGCCCTGTTCGTGTCAGATACCCACCTGACTGAAGCCAGCCCCAGAACAACCAGCGCTTTTCTCGACTTCATGGCCAATGAAGCGACGAAAACAGAAAGGCTCTATATCCTGGGCGATCTCTTTGAATACTGGGCCGGTGACGATGATATTGAGAGTACTTACAACCGTCGTATTCTCAATGCCATCCGGCAGCTGTCCAATGCCGGTGTCGCCGTTTTCTGGGTGCCGGGCAATCGCGACTTTCTTACCGGTGATAAATTCGCGGTGGAAAGCGGTGCCACTTTCCTGCCGGATCTGCACGGCATAGCAATCGGCAACCAGAAAATCGCCGTGGCGCATGGTGATGCCCAGTGCCTGGAAGACCCCGAGTATGTCAAATTTCGCATGATGGTAAGAAACCCGCAATGGCAGCAACAGTTTCTTTCCATGCCACTGGAACAACGCAAACTTACCATCGAGAGCTTCAGAAAAGACGCCAAAAAGGAAAATGAAGCCAAGTCTGACAATGTGTGGGATGTCACGGCATCGGCCATTGACGAGGTCTTCAGTCAGACCGGTGCTGCGGTTTTCGTTCACGGGCATACCCACCAGCCGGGCCTGCATGAATACGGCACATGCAAACGTTACGTTTTGCCCGACTGGGATCTTGACGGCAGCCAAAAGCGTGGCGGGTGGCTTGAACTGACCGTCGAAGGCACCTTTGTGCAGCACACCGTCAGCCAGTAA
- a CDS encoding putative bifunctional diguanylate cyclase/phosphodiesterase — MTSTKTQQSLFPANTPDAVFSPSILLVDGKPQHLASILALLEEYPSETAIATSGLEAFRLLRKGHFDLILLDLDLPDLEGYVLMDFISKQAFNPDIIVLSATTEANAASQAYRRGAYRFLKKPYSPEELLQDVRNALSKRFLEAENRSISLQLRYSEQLYRSLVNHVPDIVCTLNEGGQITFINESVTTLLGYLPDELSLQHYSRLVHPPDLERATAVFDHRTEPFLQTELRLCTKEEAHPASFLLTLMNLQFSISSMHQVKGTYLIARDISDNKRAEEIISFHANYDALTSLPNRALLKEKLDAELQHAKKYQVGLTILFIDLDRFKLINDSLGHAKGDFLLKQVAARLKEIARYSDIVARLGSDEFVLAMPGLSDPKRVQDIATRCAESLGAPFEIAADKEKLTITASIGIAMYPEDGTTVEELIGNADIAMSHVKTQGKNGILFYNQTMARAPHILSHERALRRALERNELEMYYQPQVDLASGKIIGAEALMRWNHPERGLLAAGEFLPLAEENGLIIPMTEWMLEAVCYDIHIAKTLKKEIVPISINLSPQYIDRCDCPRKIQGALKRHSISPGLFQVEITENICIRNPANAIIQLNELNDIGVDISIDDFGTGYSSLAYLHRFPIQTIKVDRSFVSEINDPDGDYPVVLAIISIAQGLDMTLIAEGVETEIQAQYLQKWGCHIMQGYLYHKPLPLKHLLELLV, encoded by the coding sequence GTGACAAGCACAAAAACCCAGCAATCTCTTTTTCCGGCGAATACCCCTGACGCTGTTTTTTCACCAAGCATCCTGCTGGTGGATGGCAAGCCACAGCACCTTGCCAGTATTCTGGCACTTTTGGAGGAGTACCCATCAGAAACGGCCATAGCCACCTCAGGCCTTGAGGCATTTCGCCTGTTGAGAAAGGGCCATTTTGACCTGATCCTGCTGGATCTGGATCTTCCGGATCTTGAAGGGTATGTCCTGATGGATTTCATCAGTAAACAGGCGTTCAATCCCGACATTATTGTACTTTCGGCAACGACGGAAGCCAATGCCGCCAGCCAGGCATACCGCCGTGGTGCCTATCGTTTTCTGAAAAAACCCTATTCTCCGGAAGAGTTGCTCCAGGATGTCAGAAACGCGCTTTCCAAGCGCTTCCTGGAAGCGGAAAACCGTTCCATATCATTGCAATTGCGTTATTCCGAACAGCTGTATCGCAGCCTGGTAAACCATGTGCCGGATATTGTCTGCACGTTGAATGAAGGCGGCCAGATCACCTTTATCAATGAAAGCGTGACAACGCTTTTGGGATACCTCCCCGATGAACTGTCGCTGCAACATTACTCCAGGCTGGTTCACCCGCCCGATCTTGAGCGGGCGACCGCTGTATTTGATCACCGGACCGAGCCATTTCTGCAGACAGAATTGCGGCTGTGCACGAAAGAGGAAGCGCATCCGGCATCATTTTTACTGACCCTGATGAATCTGCAGTTTTCCATCTCATCCATGCATCAGGTCAAGGGAACCTATCTTATTGCGCGCGACATTTCTGATAATAAGCGTGCTGAGGAGATTATTTCTTTTCATGCCAATTACGACGCGCTCACCAGCCTGCCCAATCGTGCACTGCTGAAAGAAAAACTGGATGCCGAACTGCAGCATGCCAAAAAATACCAGGTAGGACTGACCATTCTCTTTATCGATCTTGACCGCTTCAAGCTGATTAACGACTCGCTGGGCCATGCCAAGGGTGACTTCCTGCTCAAACAGGTTGCCGCACGGTTAAAAGAAATCGCACGCTACAGCGACATCGTTGCGCGTCTTGGCAGCGATGAATTTGTCCTGGCAATGCCGGGATTGTCCGACCCGAAACGGGTCCAGGATATCGCAACCCGCTGCGCAGAGAGCCTGGGGGCACCATTTGAGATAGCGGCAGATAAAGAAAAACTGACCATTACCGCGAGCATCGGCATTGCCATGTATCCTGAAGATGGCACGACAGTGGAAGAACTGATCGGCAATGCTGATATCGCCATGAGCCATGTCAAGACACAGGGCAAAAATGGCATCTTGTTTTACAACCAGACCATGGCGCGCGCGCCTCATATCCTTTCCCATGAACGCGCCTTGCGTCGGGCGCTTGAGCGTAATGAACTGGAGATGTACTACCAGCCGCAGGTGGACCTCGCCAGCGGAAAAATCATTGGCGCTGAAGCGCTCATGCGCTGGAACCACCCTGAGCGGGGACTGTTGGCTGCCGGTGAATTTCTGCCGCTGGCAGAAGAAAACGGGCTGATCATTCCGATGACAGAGTGGATGCTGGAAGCCGTCTGTTACGACATCCACATTGCGAAAACGCTCAAAAAAGAGATTGTGCCCATTTCAATCAACCTGTCGCCACAGTATATCGACCGCTGTGACTGCCCCCGCAAAATACAGGGGGCGTTGAAACGGCACAGCATTTCACCCGGGTTATTCCAGGTGGAAATCACGGAAAACATCTGCATCCGCAATCCTGCCAATGCCATTATCCAATTGAATGAACTGAATGATATCGGTGTGGATATCTCGATTGATGATTTTGGAACCGGTTATTCCTCGCTGGCTTACCTGCATCGTTTCCCGATACAGACGATCAAGGTTGACCGCTCGTTTGTCAGTGAGATCAACGATCCGGATGGCGACTACCCAGTTGTCCTTGCAATTATTTCAATCGCACAGGGCCTCGATATGACCCTCATTGCCGAGGGAGTGGAAACAGAAATACAGGCACAATACCTGCAGAAATGGGGATGCCATATCATGCAGGGGTACCTGTATCACAAGCCTCTGCCCTTAAAACATCTGCTGGAACTGCTCGTCTGA
- a CDS encoding PsiF family protein, which produces MRKLLIMLMAGFFVTTAAQAATCEEQAFGKNLHGAAKTSFVKKCERDAAQKACEEKAAEKNLHGAAKNSFVKKCVTDTHSESAAQSCEVKAAEKNLHGAAKTSFMKKCIETTSN; this is translated from the coding sequence ATGCGAAAATTGTTGATCATGCTGATGGCGGGGTTTTTTGTTACAACGGCGGCTCAGGCGGCAACCTGTGAAGAACAGGCATTCGGAAAAAACCTGCATGGTGCAGCCAAAACCAGCTTTGTGAAAAAATGTGAAAGGGATGCAGCGCAGAAAGCCTGTGAAGAAAAAGCGGCAGAAAAGAATCTGCATGGTGCAGCCAAAAACAGCTTTGTGAAAAAATGCGTAACGGATACGCACTCTGAGTCGGCAGCACAAAGCTGTGAGGTGAAGGCAGCGGAAAAGAATCTGCATGGCGCAGCCAAAACCAGTTTTATGAAGAAGTGCATTGAAACGACGTCAAACTGA
- a CDS encoding peptidylprolyl isomerase, translating into MAVILHTNHGDIKIELHAEKAPKTVENFLNYVRSGHYDGTIFHRIINDFMIQGGGFEPGMNQKPTNDPVENEADNGLQNTRYTLAMARTPDPHSATAQFFINVNDNHFLDYPGQDGWGYAVFGEVVEGQDIVDALKTVETGRSGMHADVPKADVIIEKAEEVE; encoded by the coding sequence ATGGCCGTAATTCTCCACACCAACCATGGCGATATCAAAATCGAGCTTCATGCCGAAAAGGCTCCTAAAACTGTTGAAAATTTCCTGAACTACGTCCGCTCAGGCCATTACGACGGCACGATTTTTCACCGTATCATCAATGACTTCATGATCCAGGGCGGCGGGTTTGAGCCTGGCATGAACCAGAAACCCACCAACGATCCGGTTGAAAATGAAGCCGACAACGGCTTGCAAAACACCCGCTACACCCTTGCCATGGCAAGAACACCTGATCCGCATTCTGCCACGGCGCAGTTTTTCATCAACGTCAATGACAACCACTTCCTCGATTATCCCGGCCAGGATGGCTGGGGCTACGCTGTCTTTGGTGAAGTTGTGGAAGGACAGGACATCGTCGATGCCCTCAAAACAGTGGAAACCGGCCGTAGCGGCATGCATGCTGATGTACCGAAAGCCGATGTCATCATCGAAAAAGCAGAAGAAGTCGAATAA
- a CDS encoding DNA-3-methyladenine glycosylase, with amino-acid sequence MMANGFPFIDFSQPSEKVAHELIGTTFLVDGVGGIIVETEAYDRTDPASHSYAGPTPRNEVMFGEPAHIYVYRSYGIHWCVNFTCREFGHGAAVLIRALLPTHGIDIMTTRRKTGNVRLLCAGPGRLCQALSITRDLNGMPLNASRLSLLPAPHPVEVVSGPRIGISKAVDIPWRFCLANSPYLSRPFRKPA; translated from the coding sequence ATGATGGCAAACGGTTTTCCCTTTATCGATTTTTCACAGCCTTCCGAGAAAGTCGCGCATGAGTTGATTGGCACGACTTTTCTGGTCGATGGCGTGGGCGGCATCATCGTCGAGACAGAAGCGTATGACAGGACCGATCCGGCGTCACACAGTTATGCCGGACCAACGCCCCGAAATGAAGTCATGTTCGGCGAGCCGGCCCACATCTATGTGTACCGCTCCTACGGCATCCACTGGTGTGTCAATTTCACCTGCCGTGAGTTTGGTCATGGCGCAGCGGTCCTGATTCGCGCCCTGCTTCCCACCCACGGCATCGATATCATGACAACACGCCGGAAAACCGGCAACGTCCGCCTGCTGTGCGCAGGACCGGGCCGGCTCTGCCAGGCACTGTCCATTACCCGCGATCTCAATGGCATGCCCCTGAATGCCTCCCGCCTTTCCCTTTTGCCTGCGCCACACCCTGTCGAGGTGGTGAGTGGGCCCCGCATCGGTATTTCCAAAGCCGTTGACATCCCCTGGCGCTTCTGCCTGGCCAATTCGCCTTACCTCAGCCGCCCCTTTAGAAAACCAGCATAA
- a CDS encoding DUF748 domain-containing protein, protein MRKPDIAQLKSLFLRYRRKLIIGVSVLFFILFVSGLSGYIFLPGFIKTKAQQAVAEQLHRKLTIEDISFNPFSLSVTLKGVTLSERDSEEVFASFDRLYVNVSTFSAFTFSPIIREVELENPYIHLSRTQHNQYNISDIIDMVMKPDEEKKEPLSYSVNNIQVDGGKIIFDDHPMKAQHRVEEIKVRIPYISSSPSRVETFIEPHLSALVNGTKMELSGKTRPFAEDRETIFNMALKNIELPGYMQYLPYKPAFHMVKGNLSFDLNLHFIQYASKPSDLDISGTAQIDSLMLTDLARKPMLGFSKLAIKLDKNAIFASDYHIAHIELAHPEVYAVNSAEGHLNLLDLAPKTANAPPKKTAADGEVKEKAMPLKLALKQFVLSGGKLSYTDYSAGKPYNFTVNAFNLTVDDVGVDMGEKSARISRIASDSAELEMALEKAQGRRQASPGGSGSGSSDFRVDIGSVDITNWSAHMQNKNLRKPLGAKITGLAASIQEISTEPGKISTLDITADVDKKGHIAVNGKLGIAPLSADLAVDLKQVSIVAIQQYIDEYVNLTLRQADVSTKGHLTLATGKGGALKGEYKGDVSVANLMTTDQIKGDQFVRWKDLSLKQLHVQLSPFSLTARRADLDSFFARLILSSEGRLNLQNILRSEAGGKKSLTDSDEHHEAPVTEDVASAPSSAQPADGAEKPLQVASVSQALQQAEASQVGQGSPPADASQQEKAAGEEKAAAPATAIETTVDMEINEVVSRPVAAVKTAGTMPPIRIDRFQMTNGRVRFTDNFIKPHYTANMDRVRGVITRISSASNAIAIVDLRGQVNRAPLTVTGSLNPFNPAFSLELEGHVKGMELAQFSSYSTKYVGYGIEKGKLSFDVTYKVENGELSAENRLVLDQLTFGEKTEAKPVISLPIQFAVNLLKDGDGVIDISLPVSGSLNDPEFSVGGIVFRVIVNLIKKAVTAPFSLLAAAFGGGEELSFLEFDPGKSDVTDKGLEKLGTLVKALQGRPALKLDVTGCYDPEADKAGLARQAINRKVRELKRKEMGEKGENLRLSQITVSDKEYAKLLKEVYSDADFKKPRNFIGFQKSLPAAEMEKLMIQNYPVTEEEFMGLADKRAANVKAWLLDKGEIPQERVFIQASKKKTGDNATRVDFSLH, encoded by the coding sequence ATGCGAAAACCTGATATTGCCCAACTGAAGTCGCTGTTTTTACGGTATCGCCGCAAGCTCATTATCGGTGTGTCGGTGCTGTTTTTCATTCTGTTTGTCAGTGGCCTGTCGGGTTATATTTTCCTGCCCGGATTCATCAAGACCAAAGCCCAGCAGGCGGTAGCCGAACAGCTTCATCGCAAGCTGACGATCGAAGATATCAGTTTCAACCCGTTTTCCCTGTCCGTTACCCTGAAGGGGGTAACACTCAGTGAGCGGGACAGCGAGGAAGTTTTTGCTTCCTTTGACAGGCTGTACGTCAATGTTTCCACTTTTTCCGCTTTCACCTTTTCTCCCATCATCCGGGAAGTCGAGCTGGAAAACCCTTATATCCATCTTTCCCGCACGCAGCATAACCAGTACAACATCAGCGATATCATCGACATGGTGATGAAGCCGGATGAGGAGAAAAAGGAGCCGCTGTCTTATTCGGTCAACAATATCCAGGTGGATGGCGGAAAAATCATCTTTGATGACCACCCCATGAAAGCACAGCACCGGGTGGAAGAAATCAAGGTCCGTATTCCCTATATTTCGTCCAGCCCTTCACGGGTTGAAACGTTTATTGAGCCGCATCTCTCTGCGCTGGTCAATGGCACAAAAATGGAGTTGTCCGGAAAGACCCGTCCCTTTGCCGAAGACCGGGAAACCATATTCAACATGGCGCTCAAAAATATCGAGTTGCCCGGGTACATGCAGTATCTTCCCTACAAGCCGGCTTTTCATATGGTCAAAGGCAATCTGAGTTTCGATTTGAACCTGCATTTTATCCAGTATGCCAGCAAGCCTTCTGATCTGGATATCAGCGGAACGGCGCAGATTGATTCCCTCATGCTGACAGATCTTGCCAGAAAACCCATGCTCGGCTTTAGCAAGCTGGCCATCAAGCTCGATAAAAATGCCATTTTTGCCAGCGACTACCATATCGCCCATATCGAGCTGGCCCACCCGGAAGTCTATGCCGTCAACAGTGCAGAGGGGCATCTCAATTTACTGGATCTCGCGCCGAAAACGGCAAATGCCCCGCCGAAAAAAACGGCAGCCGATGGCGAGGTGAAAGAAAAAGCCATGCCGCTGAAGCTGGCGTTGAAACAATTTGTCCTTTCGGGGGGCAAGCTGAGCTATACCGATTATTCGGCAGGCAAACCCTATAATTTCACGGTAAATGCCTTTAACCTGACCGTGGATGATGTTGGCGTGGATATGGGGGAAAAATCCGCCCGTATCAGCAGGATTGCCTCTGACAGCGCTGAACTGGAAATGGCGCTGGAAAAAGCGCAGGGGCGCCGCCAGGCTTCTCCAGGAGGGAGCGGTTCGGGTTCGTCTGACTTCAGGGTGGATATCGGGAGTGTCGATATCACGAACTGGTCGGCTCACATGCAGAACAAAAACCTGAGAAAGCCGCTGGGTGCAAAAATTACGGGACTTGCCGCCAGTATCCAGGAAATTTCCACAGAGCCGGGCAAGATCTCTACACTTGATATCACGGCTGACGTGGACAAGAAAGGGCATATTGCGGTGAACGGCAAGCTGGGTATCGCCCCGCTTTCTGCCGATCTTGCGGTTGACTTGAAACAGGTCAGTATTGTTGCCATCCAGCAGTATATTGACGAATACGTGAATCTGACCTTGCGCCAGGCAGATGTTTCGACCAAGGGACACCTGACACTTGCCACCGGAAAAGGCGGCGCGCTCAAGGGGGAATACAAGGGGGATGTGAGTGTTGCCAACCTGATGACAACCGACCAGATAAAGGGTGACCAGTTTGTCCGCTGGAAAGACCTGTCACTCAAACAGCTGCATGTGCAGCTTTCTCCCTTTTCACTGACAGCCCGACGGGCTGACCTGGACAGTTTTTTTGCCCGGCTGATACTGAGTTCGGAAGGCCGCCTGAATCTGCAGAATATCCTGCGAAGCGAAGCCGGCGGCAAAAAGAGCCTGACAGACAGCGATGAGCATCACGAGGCACCGGTAACAGAAGATGTTGCATCAGCGCCCTCTTCGGCGCAGCCGGCTGACGGCGCGGAAAAACCCCTGCAGGTGGCATCTGTTTCACAGGCCCTGCAGCAGGCAGAAGCGTCGCAGGTCGGTCAGGGTTCGCCGCCGGCAGATGCTTCACAGCAGGAAAAGGCTGCCGGGGAAGAAAAAGCCGCAGCACCCGCAACGGCAATTGAAACAACGGTGGATATGGAGATCAATGAAGTTGTCTCCCGCCCGGTCGCTGCTGTCAAGACAGCCGGTACGATGCCGCCCATCCGGATTGACCGCTTCCAGATGACAAACGGCCGTGTGCGTTTTACCGACAATTTTATCAAACCGCACTATACCGCCAACATGGACAGGGTTCGCGGTGTGATTACGCGTATATCCAGCGCAAGCAATGCCATTGCCATTGTCGACCTGAGAGGGCAGGTCAACCGGGCACCGCTCACGGTTACCGGTAGCCTGAACCCCTTCAATCCCGCCTTCTCACTGGAGCTGGAAGGGCATGTGAAAGGCATGGAGCTTGCGCAGTTCAGCTCGTATTCAACGAAGTACGTGGGCTACGGGATTGAAAAGGGCAAGCTGTCCTTTGATGTGACATACAAGGTGGAAAACGGGGAGCTCAGTGCGGAAAACCGCCTGGTGCTGGACCAATTGACCTTTGGCGAGAAAACCGAAGCCAAGCCTGTTATCAGCCTGCCGATACAGTTTGCTGTCAATCTGTTGAAAGATGGCGATGGTGTCATTGATATCAGCCTGCCGGTATCCGGCTCACTTAACGACCCGGAGTTTTCTGTTGGCGGCATCGTGTTCCGGGTGATCGTCAATCTGATCAAGAAAGCGGTTACCGCGCCATTTTCTTTGCTGGCAGCGGCTTTTGGCGGTGGAGAGGAGCTTTCCTTCCTGGAATTTGACCCGGGCAAATCCGATGTCACCGACAAGGGGCTGGAAAAACTGGGTACGCTGGTCAAGGCATTGCAAGGGCGCCCGGCCTTAAAGCTGGATGTGACCGGGTGTTATGACCCCGAAGCGGACAAGGCCGGGCTGGCAAGGCAGGCAATCAACCGGAAGGTGCGTGAGTTAAAGAGAAAAGAAATGGGGGAAAAAGGAGAAAACCTGCGTTTAAGCCAGATAACGGTCAGCGACAAGGAATATGCCAAACTGCTCAAGGAAGTCTATAGTGACGCCGACTTCAAGAAGCCGCGCAATTTTATCGGCTTCCAGAAGTCGTTACCGGCAGCCGAGATGGAAAAACTCATGATCCAGAATTATCCGGTGACAGAGGAAGAATTCATGGGGCTGGCAGACAAGCGGGCAGCGAATGTGAAGGCCTGGCTGCTGGATAAAGGGGAGATTCCCCAGGAGCGGGTCTTTATCCAGGCCAGCAAGAAAAAGACAGGTGATAATGCCACCCGGGTGGATTTTTCCCTGCACTAA